In methanogenic archaeon ISO4-H5, the following are encoded in one genomic region:
- a CDS encoding transmembrane protein has translation MKDYRPLIATAAILCMALLLADTSSGVPVKEVYTCYGDEIMLQYDGEATDIHWKVTDEGGTVLAETDGAYLVFHADLHPELPTAYVTQTVTTDQGSSDEMIHLNLMHLNSGQFKVSFYDVPGGELLDQDVFDSSRVCRGGVYSVLPATPTRADHSFDGWYTDGGAEFSVATVIDRDYDVFAKWKDIYSVIFKSGKDVVETSRVVDGNPVSLPPLESTHEKLFAGWYTDEACLQEYDSSGTVNGNMVLYAKWVDVPSGEETKDPFNFALLIPLVVLCAVMFGFRFRRGRIRKGTEQHRYGQPK, from the coding sequence ATGAAGGACTACAGACCTCTCATAGCCACAGCCGCCATACTCTGCATGGCATTACTCCTGGCAGACACCTCCTCCGGAGTCCCGGTCAAGGAGGTGTACACCTGCTACGGAGACGAGATCATGCTCCAGTACGACGGAGAGGCGACGGATATCCATTGGAAGGTGACCGACGAGGGCGGTACCGTCCTGGCCGAAACGGACGGTGCATACCTTGTTTTCCATGCGGACCTGCATCCGGAACTCCCCACCGCCTATGTGACACAGACCGTCACCACCGATCAGGGGAGTTCCGACGAGATGATTCATCTGAATCTGATGCATCTCAACAGCGGGCAGTTCAAGGTATCATTCTACGATGTGCCAGGAGGAGAACTCCTCGATCAGGATGTGTTCGATTCCAGCCGTGTTTGCAGGGGAGGAGTATACTCGGTACTGCCTGCCACCCCGACCCGTGCGGACCATTCCTTCGACGGCTGGTACACCGATGGCGGGGCGGAATTCTCGGTGGCTACGGTGATCGACAGAGATTACGATGTCTTCGCCAAGTGGAAGGACATCTATTCGGTGATATTCAAATCGGGAAAAGATGTGGTCGAGACGTCGAGGGTCGTCGACGGGAATCCGGTTTCCTTACCTCCTCTGGAGAGCACGCATGAAAAACTGTTCGCCGGATGGTATACTGATGAAGCCTGTCTGCAGGAGTATGATTCGTCCGGTACCGTCAACGGGAACATGGTCCTTTATGCGAAATGGGTGGACGTTCCCTCCGGAGAAGAAACCAAGGATCCGTTCAATTTCGCTCTGCTGATTCCGTTGGTGGTCCTGTGTGCGGTCATGTTCGGATTCCGGTTCCGCCGCGGAAGGATAAGGAAGGGGACCGAACAGCACAGGTACGGTCAGCCCAAATAA
- a CDS encoding MFS transporter, whose product MAEQRLFTRNFVLCTVINFFFTMFFFMFFTGMSSFSMDVLGADSTLAGLTASIFIAGDLISRLIFGGRLDTIGKKRIAVGFLFAGTLLSFQYNFADSVTEVIILRFAHGLTYGAMASAVSAIVAEALPLHRRGEGMGYFTLSFSLGSAIGPFLCMYLQDSGTYADIFNIGVASSLLALVFALFLEDDGREPAETRSKGSFFEPSALPMSLIAFVFYLSYSGVLSFISPYGEAIGLHTYAVYFFVVLSAATLICRLFLSRIYDSKGENVALIPMFVMFIVGMAIFSTTGNGWMLLAAAFLMGFNVAQLNSVGQAVLVREAPKKRIAAAISMFSVFLDLAYAVGPVANGQLIGDFGYRTNYQIMLVLAIVSLVMYLVLHGMKHRSAESDGKQGV is encoded by the coding sequence ATGGCGGAGCAGAGGCTGTTCACAAGGAATTTCGTACTGTGTACAGTCATCAATTTCTTCTTCACCATGTTCTTCTTCATGTTCTTCACCGGCATGAGCTCGTTCTCCATGGACGTCCTCGGTGCCGATTCAACCCTGGCAGGTCTCACCGCCAGCATCTTCATCGCCGGTGATCTGATCTCCCGCCTCATATTCGGGGGAAGGCTGGATACCATCGGGAAGAAGAGGATTGCCGTCGGTTTCCTTTTCGCAGGAACGCTGCTGTCGTTCCAGTACAACTTCGCGGACTCGGTGACGGAAGTAATCATCCTTAGGTTCGCCCACGGATTGACCTACGGAGCAATGGCCTCGGCGGTCAGTGCCATTGTGGCCGAGGCACTGCCGTTACATAGGCGCGGCGAGGGTATGGGATATTTCACCCTCAGTTTCTCTCTCGGATCGGCCATCGGACCCTTCCTATGTATGTACCTGCAGGACAGCGGTACTTATGCAGACATATTCAACATCGGTGTAGCTTCCAGTCTGCTGGCACTTGTGTTCGCATTGTTCCTGGAGGATGACGGGAGGGAGCCTGCGGAGACAAGATCCAAAGGCAGTTTCTTCGAACCGTCGGCTCTGCCTATGTCCCTGATCGCATTCGTGTTCTACTTATCCTATTCGGGTGTGCTGTCGTTCATTTCTCCATACGGAGAGGCCATAGGCCTGCACACTTATGCGGTGTATTTCTTCGTGGTCCTGTCGGCGGCCACCCTGATATGCAGGCTGTTCCTGTCTAGGATATATGACTCCAAAGGAGAGAATGTCGCATTGATTCCGATGTTCGTCATGTTCATCGTCGGTATGGCGATATTCAGCACCACAGGTAACGGATGGATGCTGCTGGCCGCTGCTTTCCTGATGGGATTCAACGTGGCACAGCTGAATTCCGTCGGGCAGGCGGTGCTGGTCCGGGAAGCACCCAAGAAGAGAATTGCCGCCGCCATCTCCATGTTCAGTGTGTTCCTGGATCTCGCATATGCGGTAGGTCCGGTGGCGAACGGACAGCTCATAGGAGATTTCGGATACAGGACGAATTACCAGATCATGTTGGTCCTGGCGATTGTATCCTTGGTGATGTATCTGGTGTTACACGGAATGAAACACCGCAGTGCAGAAAGCGACGGAAAACAGGGGGTATGA
- a CDS encoding FeS cluster assembly scaffold protein NifU has product MYDGEYSDKVIDHFTNPRNVGEIENASGVGTVGNAKCGDIMRIFLDIDENGVIRDCKFKTFGCGAAVASSSMATEMVKGKSVQEAMAITNKAVMEALDGLPVVKIHCSLLAEEAIHAALWDYCQKSGTVIEGLKPPKKDINDAC; this is encoded by the coding sequence ATGTACGACGGAGAATACAGCGACAAGGTCATCGACCATTTCACCAACCCCAGGAACGTGGGGGAGATCGAGAACGCCTCCGGTGTCGGAACCGTGGGTAACGCCAAGTGCGGCGATATCATGAGGATTTTTCTCGACATCGACGAGAACGGAGTCATCAGGGACTGCAAGTTCAAGACTTTCGGATGCGGTGCGGCCGTCGCCAGCAGCAGTATGGCGACCGAGATGGTCAAGGGAAAGAGCGTGCAGGAGGCCATGGCCATCACCAACAAGGCCGTGATGGAAGCTCTCGACGGTCTCCCCGTTGTAAAGATCCACTGCTCCCTCCTTGCTGAGGAAGCCATCCATGCCGCCCTCTGGGATTACTGTCAGAAGTCCGGAACCGTCATCGAGGGCCTCAAGCCTCCGAAGAAGGACATCAACGACGCCTGCTGA
- a CDS encoding cysteine desulfurase NifS produces the protein MRKEALDAMMPYFLEEYANPSSIHGMSRAPRAAIQKARGKIADCLNADPHEIYFTSGGTESDNWALIGTMEMLQNKGKHLIVSAIEHHAILETAQYLEKRGFTVTKVGVDSDGILNLEELKESIRPDTVLISVMTANNEIGSIQPVKEIGAIAHEHGILFHTDAVQAFCHIPIDVKEMNIDMLSASSHKFGGPKGVGFLYIRKGIKLPSFMHGGEQEEGRRAGTSNVPGIVGMGEAASLANAELPAYTEKVTKLRDHLIDRVLKEIPYSRLNGHRTNRLPNNVDFSFEFIEGESMLMRLGMNGVYVSTGSACASGSLDPSHVLLGIGLPHETAHGSIRLTIPEETTMEQIDYAADALKDTVEKMRSLSPIYDDFIKNRKA, from the coding sequence ATGAGGAAGGAGGCACTGGACGCCATGATGCCCTACTTCCTTGAAGAATACGCAAATCCCTCCAGCATCCACGGGATGTCGAGGGCGCCGAGAGCAGCCATCCAAAAGGCAAGGGGGAAGATTGCCGATTGTCTCAACGCCGACCCTCATGAGATCTATTTCACTTCCGGAGGTACCGAATCTGATAACTGGGCTCTCATCGGCACCATGGAGATGCTGCAGAACAAAGGCAAACACCTTATCGTCTCCGCCATCGAACACCATGCCATCCTCGAGACAGCGCAATACCTCGAAAAGAGGGGATTCACTGTTACCAAGGTCGGTGTGGATTCCGACGGTATCCTGAATCTCGAAGAGCTGAAAGAATCCATCAGGCCCGACACAGTACTCATCTCTGTTATGACTGCGAACAACGAGATCGGTTCGATTCAGCCTGTGAAGGAGATCGGTGCCATCGCTCACGAGCACGGGATCCTCTTCCACACGGATGCCGTGCAGGCATTCTGCCACATCCCCATCGATGTGAAGGAAATGAACATCGACATGCTAAGTGCCAGCAGTCACAAGTTCGGAGGACCCAAGGGTGTAGGTTTCCTCTATATCCGCAAGGGAATCAAACTCCCTTCATTCATGCACGGCGGAGAGCAGGAGGAAGGCCGTAGGGCAGGAACCTCCAATGTTCCGGGTATCGTCGGTATGGGCGAGGCGGCAAGTCTTGCCAACGCCGAGCTCCCCGCTTACACGGAGAAGGTAACCAAGCTCCGCGACCATCTCATCGACCGCGTCCTGAAGGAGATCCCCTACTCCAGGCTGAACGGCCACCGCACCAACAGGCTGCCGAACAACGTGGATTTCAGCTTCGAATTCATCGAGGGAGAATCCATGCTCATGAGACTCGGGATGAACGGGGTGTATGTTTCAACCGGTTCCGCCTGTGCCTCCGGTTCCCTCGACCCCTCCCATGTCCTTTTGGGAATCGGTCTCCCGCACGAGACCGCCCACGGATCCATCAGGCTGACGATCCCCGAGGAGACCACCATGGAGCAGATCGATTACGCGGCGGATGCTCTGAAGGACACGGTGGAGAAGATGAGGTCACTCTCACCGATTTATGACGATTTCATCAAGAACAGGAAGGCTTGA
- a CDS encoding thermosome subunit, with product MYGNGNQPIIVFKEGTQRSKDKEAQFNNIDAAKAVAESVRSTLGPKGMDKMMVNSIGDVVITNDGVTILKEIDVQHPAAKMVVEVAKTQDTECGDGTTTSVILAGELLKQSEELINANVHPTVITAGYNMAAAEAVKILDEISVDAKNDKTLGIIADTSLTGKAVGDSEDKKHLSDLIVKAAKFVAGDDGRVDTKNIRISKKVGGVIRDTYIVQGVVVDKELVHSRMPRKMEDAKIALFNCGLEVKKTEIDAQIQITDPSRMNDFLAEEEASMKAMVDKIKSVGANVVYTSKAMDELVQHYLSKAGIMGYRRLKESDIEAIAKATGATIVGNVDELTAKDLGKAKLVEEKQIGEDGMSFITGCKNPKAVTLFIRGGTEHVIEEVERAINDAVRTVGITLEDGKVVAGAGAPEIELGLRLAKYAATVGGREQLAIEKFAKAMEIIPWTLAENAGLDPIDVIIKLKHAHTGKNGQYMGINLDSGEAENMKTANVLEPLRVKTQAVNSATEVANMILRIDDVIAARRSNPVPPQGGAAGMPPM from the coding sequence ATGTACGGAAACGGAAACCAGCCCATCATCGTCTTCAAAGAGGGAACTCAGAGAAGCAAAGACAAAGAAGCACAGTTCAACAACATCGACGCCGCAAAGGCAGTCGCAGAGTCCGTAAGGTCCACCCTTGGACCCAAAGGAATGGATAAGATGATGGTCAACTCCATCGGCGATGTCGTCATCACCAACGACGGAGTAACCATCCTCAAGGAGATCGACGTACAGCACCCCGCCGCCAAGATGGTCGTTGAGGTCGCCAAGACCCAGGACACCGAGTGCGGTGACGGTACCACCACCTCTGTCATCCTCGCCGGAGAGCTCCTCAAACAGTCCGAGGAACTCATCAACGCCAACGTCCACCCCACCGTCATCACCGCAGGATACAACATGGCAGCTGCTGAGGCAGTCAAGATCCTCGACGAGATCTCCGTCGACGCCAAGAACGACAAGACCCTCGGAATCATCGCAGACACCTCCCTTACCGGAAAGGCAGTCGGCGACAGCGAGGACAAGAAGCACCTGTCCGACCTCATCGTCAAGGCAGCTAAGTTCGTCGCAGGCGACGACGGCCGCGTCGACACCAAGAACATCAGGATTTCCAAGAAGGTCGGAGGAGTCATCAGAGACACCTACATCGTTCAGGGAGTCGTCGTCGACAAGGAGCTTGTACACTCCAGGATGCCCAGGAAGATGGAGGACGCCAAGATCGCCCTCTTCAACTGCGGACTCGAGGTCAAGAAGACCGAGATCGACGCACAGATCCAGATCACCGACCCCTCCAGGATGAACGACTTCCTCGCAGAGGAAGAGGCTTCCATGAAGGCCATGGTCGACAAGATCAAGTCCGTCGGAGCCAACGTTGTATACACTTCCAAAGCAATGGACGAGCTCGTCCAGCACTACCTCTCCAAGGCAGGCATCATGGGATACAGGAGGCTCAAGGAGTCCGACATCGAGGCCATCGCCAAGGCAACCGGAGCAACCATCGTCGGAAACGTCGACGAGCTCACCGCCAAGGACCTCGGAAAGGCAAAACTCGTCGAGGAGAAGCAGATTGGAGAGGACGGAATGTCCTTCATTACCGGCTGTAAGAACCCCAAGGCAGTCACCCTCTTCATCCGCGGAGGAACCGAGCACGTCATCGAGGAAGTCGAGAGGGCCATCAACGATGCAGTCCGCACCGTCGGAATCACCCTCGAGGACGGAAAGGTCGTCGCTGGTGCAGGAGCACCCGAGATCGAACTCGGACTCAGGCTTGCCAAATACGCAGCAACCGTCGGCGGAAGGGAGCAGCTCGCCATCGAGAAGTTCGCCAAGGCCATGGAGATCATCCCCTGGACCCTTGCCGAGAACGCTGGTCTCGACCCCATCGACGTCATCATCAAACTTAAGCACGCCCACACCGGCAAGAACGGACAGTACATGGGTATCAACCTCGACTCCGGAGAGGCTGAGAACATGAAGACCGCCAACGTCCTTGAGCCTCTCAGGGTCAAGACCCAGGCAGTCAACTCCGCTACCGAGGTCGCCAACATGATCCTCAGGATCGACGACGTCATCGCCGCCAGGCGTTCCAACCCTGTTCCTCCCCAGGGCGGAGCAGCAGGCATGCCCCCGATGTGA
- a CDS encoding methylcobalamin:coenzyme M methyltransferase MtbA, which produces MSCRERVLAALKQESLDRPPVAVFTTCDTIGMMKACGASWPEAHSDPQKMATLACAQADYFGLESVRAGFCLTQEAEAFGCPINMGTEKSSPMLKGHRYNYNPMKKIYDEPDDLPDMDEFLKTGRIKTTLEAMSIMQKTHGEDYVVVGGNTGPFTLTGHLLNTENLVYSVWTEPERAQKWTKAISAYSKAYGQALLDAGADVVQMSEPSASTDILAPSDFPVQSGQFVKDCLGSLKGHTILHICGDSAPIIPYMFDTGVDGISVEEKVPSEKAIEIANHRGCMVGNVGCAFPLFKGTPEDVAAAAKRSRDAGFNVISAGCGVPIGTPDDNIRALVKAIKG; this is translated from the coding sequence ATGTCATGCAGAGAAAGGGTGTTGGCGGCGCTCAAGCAGGAGAGTCTTGACCGTCCGCCGGTGGCTGTCTTCACCACCTGCGACACCATCGGGATGATGAAGGCATGCGGTGCATCGTGGCCGGAGGCCCATTCCGACCCCCAGAAGATGGCCACTTTGGCATGCGCGCAGGCCGATTACTTCGGCCTGGAGTCGGTGAGGGCAGGATTCTGCCTCACGCAGGAGGCCGAGGCCTTCGGATGCCCCATCAACATGGGTACAGAGAAGTCCTCGCCCATGCTCAAGGGACACCGCTACAACTACAACCCTATGAAGAAGATCTACGATGAGCCCGACGATCTCCCCGACATGGACGAGTTCCTGAAGACTGGAAGGATCAAGACCACTCTTGAGGCCATGAGCATCATGCAGAAGACCCACGGAGAGGACTACGTCGTGGTCGGTGGAAACACTGGACCGTTCACCCTTACTGGACACCTGCTCAACACCGAGAACCTCGTGTACTCGGTGTGGACCGAGCCCGAGAGGGCGCAGAAGTGGACCAAGGCCATCTCCGCCTACAGCAAGGCCTACGGACAGGCCCTCCTGGACGCCGGAGCGGATGTCGTGCAGATGTCCGAGCCGTCGGCATCGACCGATATCCTCGCACCTAGCGATTTCCCCGTACAGTCCGGTCAGTTCGTGAAGGACTGTCTCGGATCCCTCAAGGGACACACCATCCTCCACATTTGCGGAGATTCCGCGCCGATCATCCCCTACATGTTCGATACAGGCGTGGACGGAATCTCCGTCGAGGAGAAGGTGCCTTCCGAGAAGGCCATCGAGATAGCCAACCACCGCGGATGCATGGTCGGAAACGTCGGATGCGCGTTCCCGCTGTTCAAGGGAACCCCCGAGGACGTGGCGGCCGCCGCCAAGAGGAGCCGCGACGCCGGATTCAACGTGATCTCGGCAGGATGCGGAGTGCCCATCGGAACCCCGGATGACAACATCAGGGCCCTGGTGAAGGCCATCAAGGGATGA
- a CDS encoding methyltransferase cognate corrinoid protein yields the protein MDEKSILKELADAVVACDPPRAKKAAETALSEGMDPVRAINEGLVVGMGVIGDNYAERKMYLPQVLVAAHSMYEGLDVLIPAIPKDESLTSKNALCGVVQGDVHDIGKNIVKTMLTAAGFLVHDAGKDVPPEEFKKMMLEDGSQVVCLSTLMTPTMDNMAATVKLIANSGYRDKVIVTIGGPPTTDAFAEEIGADHRDENAQQCVSYVNSKV from the coding sequence ATGGATGAGAAGTCTATTCTGAAAGAGCTGGCCGACGCCGTTGTCGCCTGCGACCCTCCAAGGGCCAAGAAGGCAGCGGAGACTGCACTTTCTGAAGGTATGGATCCCGTCAGGGCGATCAACGAAGGTTTGGTCGTCGGGATGGGAGTAATAGGAGACAATTATGCTGAGCGCAAGATGTATCTGCCGCAGGTACTGGTCGCAGCGCACAGCATGTACGAGGGATTGGACGTTCTGATCCCCGCCATCCCCAAGGACGAATCCCTGACCAGCAAGAATGCATTGTGCGGCGTGGTGCAGGGTGATGTCCACGATATCGGTAAGAACATTGTGAAGACCATGCTCACCGCAGCCGGATTCCTGGTGCACGACGCCGGAAAGGACGTGCCTCCCGAGGAATTCAAGAAGATGATGCTCGAAGACGGTTCGCAGGTCGTCTGCCTGAGCACCCTCATGACACCGACCATGGACAACATGGCCGCCACCGTGAAACTGATAGCCAACAGCGGCTACAGGGACAAGGTCATCGTGACCATCGGAGGACCGCCTACCACCGACGCCTTTGCAGAGGAGATCGGTGCGGACCACAGGGACGAGAATGCGCAGCAGTGCGTCAGTTATGTGAATTCGAAGGTGTGA
- a CDS encoding MFS transporter translates to MTIDEQSKKKMLSYRWAIFGVLAVAYFFVYFHRTTGGAISQTLQDAFGVGSASIALLASAYLYAYTLMQIPSGILTDKLGPRTAASAFVALIAVGSILSALAEPANNFNLMIAGKFIIGIGAAVVYIPIMKVLAVWFRKNEFATMSGILLLVGNVGGIAAATPMVIMMDVLGIEMTYIVLAVITAAIAGACYLVVRNFPSEKEFPSIEEIVSEETGEPITEKNTDKIGTVEALKMTFTSGRKFWPLAIWFFALYGTIMLWQASQAGSYYQNCCGFSKGDAGLLLTMVGVGMVFGCPLAGRLSDRVLKSRKKVLIIGTAVYTVIWAVIWATSGNDSMNGFAVQAAINFLFGFFGGWFVVSYAQVKELYPIAMAGTSTAALNLFPFAGGAILITVAGFIVTNKTLAQYQTVWLMALALMVVACVCAFLSVEKERA, encoded by the coding sequence TGCTTAGCTACAGGTGGGCTATATTCGGCGTGCTTGCGGTGGCGTACTTCTTCGTATATTTCCATAGGACTACAGGCGGTGCCATTTCTCAGACGCTGCAGGACGCCTTCGGCGTCGGGTCGGCGTCCATCGCCCTGTTAGCCTCTGCGTACCTTTACGCATACACTCTGATGCAGATCCCCAGCGGAATCCTCACGGATAAGCTGGGTCCCCGTACCGCAGCCTCTGCCTTCGTGGCACTGATTGCCGTCGGATCCATCCTCAGTGCCCTGGCGGAGCCGGCCAACAACTTCAACCTGATGATCGCAGGTAAGTTCATCATCGGTATCGGTGCCGCTGTTGTCTATATCCCCATCATGAAAGTGCTGGCTGTCTGGTTCCGTAAGAACGAGTTCGCCACCATGAGCGGTATCCTGCTGCTTGTCGGAAACGTCGGAGGAATCGCTGCCGCGACCCCGATGGTCATCATGATGGATGTCCTGGGAATCGAGATGACCTACATCGTCCTGGCCGTCATCACCGCGGCCATCGCCGGTGCATGTTACCTCGTGGTCCGCAACTTCCCCAGCGAGAAGGAATTCCCCAGCATCGAGGAGATCGTCTCCGAGGAGACCGGGGAACCCATCACCGAGAAGAACACTGACAAGATTGGAACCGTCGAGGCCCTCAAGATGACCTTCACCAGCGGCCGTAAGTTCTGGCCCCTGGCCATATGGTTCTTCGCCCTGTACGGTACCATCATGCTCTGGCAGGCATCCCAGGCCGGTTCCTACTATCAGAACTGCTGCGGATTCTCCAAGGGCGATGCGGGACTGCTCCTGACCATGGTCGGAGTGGGAATGGTATTCGGCTGTCCCCTGGCCGGAAGGCTGTCAGACCGTGTCCTCAAATCCAGGAAGAAGGTCCTGATTATTGGTACCGCGGTGTATACTGTCATCTGGGCGGTCATATGGGCCACCTCAGGTAACGATTCGATGAACGGATTCGCCGTTCAGGCGGCCATCAACTTCCTGTTCGGATTCTTCGGCGGATGGTTCGTCGTTTCGTATGCACAGGTAAAGGAACTGTATCCAATTGCGATGGCCGGAACTTCGACCGCCGCGCTGAACCTGTTCCCCTTCGCCGGCGGTGCGATTCTGATCACCGTTGCTGGATTCATCGTAACCAACAAGACGCTGGCACAGTACCAGACGGTTTGGCTCATGGCTCTTGCCCTGATGGTCGTCGCATGCGTCTGCGCCTTCCTCTCCGTCGAGAAGGAAAGGGCCTGA